One genomic segment of Homo sapiens chromosome 14, GRCh38.p14 Primary Assembly includes these proteins:
- the PSMC1 gene encoding 26S proteasome regulatory subunit 4 isoform a (isoform a is encoded by transcript variant 1) codes for MGQSQSGGHGPGGGKKDDKDKKKKYEPPVPTRVGKKKKKTKGPDAASKLPLVTPHTQCRLKLLKLERIKDYLLMEEEFIRNQEQMKPLEEKQEEERSKVDDLRGTPMSVGTLEEIIDDNHAIVSTSVGSEHYVSILSFVDKDLLEPGCSVLLNHKVHAVIGVLMDDTDPLVTVMKVEKAPQETYADIGGLDNQIQEIKESVELPLTHPEYYEEMGIKPPKGVILYGPPGTGKTLLAKAVANQTSATFLRVVGSELIQKYLGDGPKLVRELFRVAEEHAPSIVFIDEIDAIGTKRYDSNSGGEREIQRTMLELLNQLDGFDSRGDVKVIMATNRIETLDPALIRPGRIDRKIEFPLPDEKTKKRIFQIHTSRMTLADDVTLDDLIMAKDDLSGADIKAICTEAGLMALRERRMKVTNEDFKKSKENVLYKKQEGTPEGLYL; via the exons ATG GGTCAAAGTCAGAGTGGTGGTCATGGTCCTGGAGGTGGCAAGAAGGATGACAAG gacaagaaaaagaaatatgaaccTCCTGTACCAACTAGAgtggggaaaaagaagaagaaaacaaagggaccAGATGCTGCCAGCAAACTGCCACTGG tgACACCTCACACTCAGTGCCGGTTAAAATTACTGAAGTTAGAGAGAATTAAAGACTATCTTCTCATGGAGGAAGAATTCATTAGAAATCAGGAACAAATGAAACCAttagaagaaaagcaagag GAGGAAAGATCAAAAGTGGATGATCTGAGGGGGACCCCGATGTCAGTAGGAACCTTGGAAGAGATCATTGATGACAATCATGCCATCGTGTCTACATCTGTGGGCTCAGAACACTACGTCAGCATTCTTTCATTTGTAGACAAGGATCTGCTGGAACCTGGCTGCTCGGTCCTGCTCAACCACAAG GTGCATGCCGTGATAGGGGTGCTGATGGATGACACGGATCCCCTGGTCACAGTGATGAAGGTAGAAAAGGCCCCCCAGGAGACCTATGCAGATATTGGGGGGTTGGACAACCAAATTCAGGAAATTAAG gaaTCTGTGGAGCTTCCTCTCACCCATCCTGAATATTATGAAGAGATGGGTATAAAGCCTCCTAAGGGGGTCATTCTCTATGGTCCACCTGGCACAG GTAAAACCTTGTTAGCCAAAGCAGTAGCAAACCAAACCTCAGCCACTTTCTTGAGAGTGGTTGGCTCTGAACTTATTCAGAAGTACCTAGGTGATGGGCCCAAACTCGTACGGGAATTGTTCCGAGTTGCTGAAGAACATGCACCGTCCATCGTGTTTATTGATGAAATTGACGCCATTGGGACAAAAAG atatgACTCCAATTCTGGTGGTGAGAGAGAAATTCAGCGAACAATGTTGGAACTGCTGAACCAGTTGGATGGATTTGATTCTAGGGGAGATGTGAAAGTTATCATGGCCACAAACCGAATAGAAACTTTGGATCCAGCACTTATCAGACCAG GCCGCATTGACAGGAAGATTGAGTTCCCCCTGCCTGATGAAAAGACGAAGAAGCGCATCTTTCAGATTCACACAAGCAGGATGACGCTGGCTGATGATGTAACCCTGGACGACCTGATCATGGCTAAAGATGACCTCTCTGGTGCTGACATCAAG GCAATCTGTACAGAAGCTGGTCTGATGGCCTTAAGAGAACGTAGAATGAAAGTAACAAATGAAGACTtcaaaaaatctaaagaaaatgttctttataaGAAACAGGAAGGCACCCCTGAGGGGCTGTATCTCTAA
- the PSMC1 gene encoding 26S proteasome regulatory subunit 4 isoform b (isoform b is encoded by transcript variant 2) encodes MEEEFIRNQEQMKPLEEKQEEERSKVDDLRGTPMSVGTLEEIIDDNHAIVSTSVGSEHYVSILSFVDKDLLEPGCSVLLNHKVHAVIGVLMDDTDPLVTVMKVEKAPQETYADIGGLDNQIQEIKESVELPLTHPEYYEEMGIKPPKGVILYGPPGTGKTLLAKAVANQTSATFLRVVGSELIQKYLGDGPKLVRELFRVAEEHAPSIVFIDEIDAIGTKRYDSNSGGEREIQRTMLELLNQLDGFDSRGDVKVIMATNRIETLDPALIRPGRIDRKIEFPLPDEKTKKRIFQIHTSRMTLADDVTLDDLIMAKDDLSGADIKAICTEAGLMALRERRMKVTNEDFKKSKENVLYKKQEGTPEGLYL; translated from the exons ATGGAGGAAGAATTCATTAGAAATCAGGAACAAATGAAACCAttagaagaaaagcaagag GAGGAAAGATCAAAAGTGGATGATCTGAGGGGGACCCCGATGTCAGTAGGAACCTTGGAAGAGATCATTGATGACAATCATGCCATCGTGTCTACATCTGTGGGCTCAGAACACTACGTCAGCATTCTTTCATTTGTAGACAAGGATCTGCTGGAACCTGGCTGCTCGGTCCTGCTCAACCACAAG GTGCATGCCGTGATAGGGGTGCTGATGGATGACACGGATCCCCTGGTCACAGTGATGAAGGTAGAAAAGGCCCCCCAGGAGACCTATGCAGATATTGGGGGGTTGGACAACCAAATTCAGGAAATTAAG gaaTCTGTGGAGCTTCCTCTCACCCATCCTGAATATTATGAAGAGATGGGTATAAAGCCTCCTAAGGGGGTCATTCTCTATGGTCCACCTGGCACAG GTAAAACCTTGTTAGCCAAAGCAGTAGCAAACCAAACCTCAGCCACTTTCTTGAGAGTGGTTGGCTCTGAACTTATTCAGAAGTACCTAGGTGATGGGCCCAAACTCGTACGGGAATTGTTCCGAGTTGCTGAAGAACATGCACCGTCCATCGTGTTTATTGATGAAATTGACGCCATTGGGACAAAAAG atatgACTCCAATTCTGGTGGTGAGAGAGAAATTCAGCGAACAATGTTGGAACTGCTGAACCAGTTGGATGGATTTGATTCTAGGGGAGATGTGAAAGTTATCATGGCCACAAACCGAATAGAAACTTTGGATCCAGCACTTATCAGACCAG GCCGCATTGACAGGAAGATTGAGTTCCCCCTGCCTGATGAAAAGACGAAGAAGCGCATCTTTCAGATTCACACAAGCAGGATGACGCTGGCTGATGATGTAACCCTGGACGACCTGATCATGGCTAAAGATGACCTCTCTGGTGCTGACATCAAG GCAATCTGTACAGAAGCTGGTCTGATGGCCTTAAGAGAACGTAGAATGAAAGTAACAAATGAAGACTtcaaaaaatctaaagaaaatgttctttataaGAAACAGGAAGGCACCCCTGAGGGGCTGTATCTCTAA